One Oxobacter pfennigii DNA window includes the following coding sequences:
- a CDS encoding LysM peptidoglycan-binding domain-containing protein: MINPYFYRQCLAGFVPYTIRRGDTLDRIAEAYGTSAQDIMIANPGINPYNLQVGILICVPLKIQLYPSCPTTNYYVVRQGDTLESIAGYFNITPMQLLYSNYGIDPDDLYEDQILCIPVAPSPVSIDVRISEGRLIVYLDGNAFRTYSIAIENTAYPVPRGTFTVLNKQVDPGTERGARWLGLSEAGFGIHGTNTPGFIDVVSSGNSIIMSNQDISELFNLTPVGTTVKVS, translated from the coding sequence ATGATAAATCCATATTTTTACAGACAGTGTCTGGCAGGCTTTGTACCATACACTATCAGGAGAGGTGATACGCTGGATAGAATAGCTGAGGCATATGGCACTTCGGCACAGGACATTATGATTGCTAATCCAGGTATCAATCCATATAATTTGCAGGTTGGCATACTTATCTGCGTGCCATTGAAAATTCAGTTATATCCATCCTGTCCAACCACCAACTACTACGTAGTCAGGCAAGGCGATACGCTGGAATCCATTGCAGGTTATTTCAACATAACACCAATGCAGCTTTTATACTCCAACTACGGCATCGACCCCGATGACCTTTATGAAGATCAGATTTTATGTATCCCTGTAGCCCCTTCTCCTGTGAGTATCGACGTAAGAATATCAGAAGGGCGTCTAATAGTATACCTCGACGGAAATGCATTCCGGACTTATTCTATAGCAATTGAAAACACCGCATATCCTGTCCCCCGGGGTACCTTCACAGTTTTAAATAAACAGGTAGATCCCGGTACAGAACGCGGCGCAAGATGGCTGGGACTATCGGAAGCCGGTTTTGGCATACACGGAACAAATACTCCCGGATTTATTGACGTTGTATCCTCAGGTAACAGCATTATTATGTCCAATCAGGATATAAGCGAGCTATTTAACCTCACACCTGTGGGCACAACTGTAAAAGTATCATAG
- a CDS encoding ABC transporter ATP-binding protein yields the protein MGEILNMNDIVKSYYLEAEELQVLKNINLIINEGEFVSVLGPSGSGKSTLMNIIGCLDTPTSGTYALAGHDVKELDEKELARIRNKQIGFVFQSFQLLPRMNAIENVELPMIYAGISSHDRRKKAAEMLKRVGLSEKMKNYPNQLSGGQQQRVAIARAVVTEPSILLADEPTGALDQKTGGQIMELFLELNKEGRTIIMITHDINIAKHAKRIINILDGNLSEGALN from the coding sequence ATGGGAGAAATATTAAATATGAATGATATAGTCAAAAGCTATTATCTTGAGGCTGAAGAGCTTCAGGTGCTTAAAAATATAAATCTCATAATAAATGAAGGTGAGTTTGTATCTGTTTTGGGACCGTCCGGCTCAGGAAAATCCACTCTAATGAATATCATAGGCTGCCTTGATACTCCCACAAGCGGTACATACGCCCTGGCTGGCCATGATGTGAAGGAGCTGGATGAAAAAGAGCTGGCACGGATACGGAATAAGCAGATAGGTTTTGTTTTTCAGAGCTTCCAGCTTTTGCCTCGAATGAATGCCATTGAAAATGTAGAGCTTCCCATGATTTATGCCGGTATATCATCTCACGACCGTCGAAAAAAAGCAGCTGAAATGCTAAAACGGGTGGGACTGTCAGAAAAAATGAAAAACTATCCCAACCAATTATCAGGGGGGCAGCAGCAGCGTGTTGCAATAGCCCGGGCTGTAGTCACCGAACCTTCAATACTCCTGGCTGACGAACCTACCGGTGCCCTTGACCAAAAGACAGGAGGGCAGATTATGGAGCTTTTTTTAGAGCTTAACAAAGAAGGAAGGACAATTATTATGATCACCCATGATATAAATATTGCAAAGCATGCAAAGAGGATTATAAATATACTTGACGGTAACTTAAGTGAGGGGGCTCTAAATTAG
- a CDS encoding L,D-transpeptidase: MPVGAVICLPVAPSPLSINVSIRAKTLGLYRSGSLVKSYPVATGKPTTPTPEGTFSIINKQVNPGGPFGTRWMGLSKPHYGIHGNNNPASIGTAASNGCVRMYNDDVNELFNLVPVNTIVRIF, encoded by the coding sequence ATGCCTGTGGGCGCCGTTATATGTTTACCTGTAGCACCGTCGCCATTAAGCATCAATGTCAGCATACGTGCTAAAACTCTGGGCTTGTACCGCTCCGGAAGCCTGGTGAAATCATACCCCGTAGCCACAGGAAAGCCCACAACCCCTACCCCTGAAGGGACTTTTAGTATAATAAATAAACAGGTTAATCCCGGCGGACCCTTTGGGACGAGATGGATGGGATTATCAAAGCCCCATTATGGTATCCATGGTAATAATAATCCGGCATCCATAGGAACAGCAGCCTCAAACGGCTGTGTGAGAATGTACAACGATGATGTAAACGAACTTTTCAATCTCGTCCCCGTTAACACCATAGTAAGGATATTTTAA
- a CDS encoding efflux RND transporter periplasmic adaptor subunit yields MKKRRTITGVIIWSVLGLLTAAFVLNRIFMPRSTLYTEIKASTGGLETYYSFPGSIEVKNKETVLSDRNMQIKSIKVKEGDRVSENTVLLTATMGADIKSKIAGEITSIYVQENSQLMAGSKLIDIVDYSDLQLVIQVDEYDLAAISKDKETTVTIHALNRDVTGIITDISKEGEYLNGVANFTALISLPAENDLRVGMSAEAKVLNKKVSNAILLPISSIQFDADNNPYVLLKDMDNNPKKTSVNIGMNDGVQAEIKSGISENDTILLPYQTKMAEFEQSPIQQNRSRYLQGP; encoded by the coding sequence ATGAAAAAAAGAAGAACCATTACAGGTGTAATTATATGGTCGGTTCTTGGTTTATTGACAGCAGCCTTTGTTTTAAACAGAATATTTATGCCCAGAAGTACACTATATACAGAAATCAAGGCATCTACAGGAGGCCTGGAAACATACTACAGCTTTCCCGGAAGCATTGAGGTAAAAAACAAAGAGACGGTTTTATCAGACAGGAATATGCAGATTAAAAGCATAAAGGTCAAGGAAGGCGATAGAGTATCTGAGAATACTGTTTTATTGACCGCAACCATGGGCGCGGATATAAAATCCAAAATTGCCGGAGAAATAACCAGTATCTATGTACAAGAAAATTCCCAGTTAATGGCCGGATCTAAATTAATTGATATAGTAGATTATTCGGATTTGCAGCTTGTAATCCAGGTGGATGAATATGATCTTGCAGCCATTTCAAAGGATAAAGAAACAACAGTGACCATCCATGCCTTGAATAGAGATGTAACTGGCATAATAACCGACATATCCAAAGAGGGTGAATATTTGAATGGGGTGGCTAATTTTACCGCTTTAATATCCCTACCGGCGGAAAATGACTTAAGAGTAGGCATGTCCGCTGAAGCCAAGGTGTTAAACAAGAAAGTTTCAAATGCAATACTGCTGCCTATATCTTCAATACAGTTTGATGCAGATAATAATCCCTATGTATTATTGAAGGACATGGATAATAATCCTAAGAAAACCTCTGTGAATATTGGAATGAATGACGGCGTACAGGCAGAGATAAAAAGCGGCATATCGGAAAATGATACCATATTGTTACCTTATCAGACAAAGATGGCTGAGTTTGAGCAAAGTCCCATTCAGCAAAACAGGAGCAGATATTTACAAGGACCTTAG
- a CDS encoding M14 family zinc carboxypeptidase, which produces MYNKNKATGVANMAVRHKYSRFILRTVCITGLTALYIINISFNDILIKKELAVSCTPVNYLAQNTAKGKEIKKPSLRYNKQIYSYYEMIQDIDSLVKAHTGKIQKRIIGKSVLGRDIPVIILGNPQAPKKIAVIGSIHGREYIGTQLIMKQMEFYLNNPMHSFNQVYIVNQLQRVCIYFIPMLNPDGVMLSQAGLNSVKNQKMKNMLLKLNKGSHNFKSWKANARGVDLNRNFNAGWKKIQYMPAGPEAYKGPYPLSEPESWAVANYISKRNFNAVLTYHSAGQVVYWYYFQKGSSYNRDRKIADAIAYTTGYKLPPKGNKVSSGGLKDWYVQNYGRPGFTIELGEGESPLPFSQFSSIWKKNRYIPLLISQQV; this is translated from the coding sequence ATGTATAATAAAAATAAAGCGACAGGGGTGGCTAATATGGCTGTAAGGCACAAATACTCAAGGTTTATTCTAAGAACAGTATGTATTACAGGTTTGACAGCTTTATATATAATCAATATTTCTTTTAATGACATATTAATAAAGAAGGAATTAGCTGTAAGCTGCACGCCTGTAAATTATCTGGCCCAAAACACGGCTAAGGGTAAAGAAATAAAAAAACCCTCCTTGAGATATAACAAACAGATATATTCCTATTATGAGATGATTCAGGATATCGATAGTTTAGTGAAAGCACATACCGGGAAAATACAAAAAAGGATTATCGGCAAGAGCGTCTTAGGAAGAGATATACCGGTAATTATACTTGGGAATCCGCAGGCTCCGAAGAAAATAGCTGTTATCGGAAGCATTCACGGCCGCGAGTATATAGGCACTCAGCTTATAATGAAGCAGATGGAATTTTACCTTAACAATCCTATGCATTCTTTCAACCAGGTTTATATTGTCAATCAATTACAAAGGGTATGCATTTATTTTATACCCATGCTTAATCCAGATGGAGTGATGCTTTCCCAGGCGGGACTGAACTCTGTAAAAAATCAAAAAATGAAAAATATGCTGCTTAAATTAAATAAGGGGAGCCATAATTTTAAAAGCTGGAAAGCCAATGCCAGAGGTGTGGACTTAAACCGCAATTTCAATGCAGGGTGGAAGAAAATACAATATATGCCTGCGGGGCCGGAAGCCTATAAGGGTCCATATCCTTTAAGTGAGCCTGAAAGCTGGGCTGTTGCAAACTATATAAGTAAAAGGAATTTTAATGCAGTGCTTACTTATCATAGTGCTGGTCAAGTGGTGTACTGGTATTATTTTCAAAAAGGAAGTTCATATAACAGGGATAGAAAAATCGCAGATGCTATTGCATACACCACGGGTTATAAGCTGCCTCCAAAAGGAAATAAGGTCTCAAGCGGTGGACTTAAGGACTGGTACGTTCAAAATTATGGCCGTCCTGGTTTTACCATTGAACTGGGGGAAGGGGAAAGCCCCCTGCCCTTTTCCCAATTCAGCAGCATATGGAAGAAGAACAGGTATATACCTTTACTAATATCGCAGCAGGTATGA
- a CDS encoding BTAD domain-containing putative transcriptional regulator, producing MDNIPVLKSKLIMPELSGSFLLTDRLTRLHENMKSCRAVTVCAPAGYGKTTLVVSYFNRQAAMPSRVCWYRLDPEDKNLPVFIAHLKEAVFPAETAEFSESRKALFDNSGMQLQPHNTISMICHEMWAHHSKAGHIRTYIVLDDFQNVVQVQDICDMIRYMLDNLPPSCAIFILNRANLNVFTEKQKLEKKILEIGTDGLAFNNAEIKDLMLSMGQIAADRKVAGFIEKNTEGWIAGIIILCQAVKSKGSDTASIELAKLGHEDALFRYMSMEVLKSVDNVTQDALARLALLQDFSESEASEILEINDIKSLIEQCMGFGMFIQRIPGDPVVYRFHSLFREFLLYILKDRYYEGQIAGLHLQAAQYYMRHATYGRAAEHMAKCGDSASVMDMVTKEGFNKFMIGETGQLKMWLDLLPEDMIRSNPVLLLFKAQLMPNNRQIEMVDTLKEVLNLSLQNNNLAIYYDAASVLIYIFMCSNNMKGLLEMTEGLPKQRQKVSVELRNTLIVLDMVHSIGEEQFSMAEAQSESIIYTLLPEDSKWLYLILSCIIYYCLGKLDNGKRCMETALILDKFKNIEPSRGFILLFLSIILSLKNQRECLPSYIAEILAIGEKYDYEYLSAHGRRLAAFERYLSFEGEASVEMLDHAVFNFRRINNKAMAAACRLLRRLWAIRYNSPVLDLDEAREDLEVIREECPGMMVYEYSLSVLGAIARESGDFNLAEYCLLSSIKEAKAKKGYQVLCGSCFHIAKLYFAGGGTEKGHYYLKQAMELAESNRYFMFWDIHIPTVVEMTLRSIRYGYCTGYAEELLSKFYGSKTVKYLSEKAKAIDESRIEAFVGDFVSTYKADSSEQLYFVKSSLFGKPEISVNGIKVSDAEWKTKKVRGFLEYLLLNSGNTMSKEVLAETFWPGSDSKSAIASQRTALYHLRKILSKYNAEVTGSNAFIYETPEGLQIRKNDILDLDIHEFLRLHSELFSNIVTSQTEQRQADILERMIYVYKGDLMEGSDYGDLVFYERERLKSIFMEVCLNLGSIYIKRGELRRAEEILRRALAAEPYNENICLELLKLYMSQGRKSKSVKLYYSFKKRLEQELDIKVDRRLTEVIQSKRLEK from the coding sequence ATGGACAACATTCCCGTTTTAAAGAGCAAGCTGATTATGCCGGAGCTGTCCGGAAGCTTTCTACTGACGGACAGGCTTACAAGGCTTCATGAAAATATGAAGTCTTGCAGAGCAGTTACCGTATGCGCACCTGCCGGATACGGCAAAACGACTCTTGTAGTTTCATATTTTAACCGTCAGGCAGCTATGCCTTCCAGGGTATGCTGGTATCGACTGGACCCTGAGGACAAAAACCTGCCGGTGTTTATTGCCCACCTCAAAGAAGCAGTATTTCCAGCGGAAACTGCTGAGTTCTCAGAATCCAGGAAAGCTCTTTTTGACAACTCTGGTATGCAATTACAACCGCATAATACTATTTCCATGATATGTCATGAAATGTGGGCACATCACAGCAAGGCCGGTCATATCCGGACATATATTGTGCTGGATGATTTTCAAAACGTGGTTCAAGTCCAGGATATATGCGATATGATAAGATATATGCTTGATAACCTTCCGCCCTCCTGTGCTATTTTTATATTGAACCGGGCAAACCTTAATGTTTTTACTGAAAAACAAAAACTTGAAAAAAAGATTTTAGAAATAGGTACAGATGGTCTTGCTTTCAATAATGCTGAAATAAAAGATTTGATGCTTAGCATGGGGCAAATTGCGGCCGACAGGAAAGTGGCGGGCTTCATTGAAAAAAACACCGAAGGCTGGATAGCTGGTATCATCATTTTATGTCAGGCTGTCAAAAGCAAAGGGTCTGATACCGCGTCAATTGAACTCGCCAAGCTGGGTCATGAAGATGCCCTGTTTAGGTACATGTCCATGGAGGTCCTCAAATCTGTCGATAACGTTACCCAGGACGCCCTTGCCAGACTTGCACTGCTTCAGGATTTTTCCGAGTCTGAGGCATCGGAAATACTTGAAATAAATGATATAAAATCATTGATAGAGCAGTGTATGGGGTTTGGAATGTTCATCCAGAGGATTCCCGGAGATCCTGTGGTATACCGTTTTCATTCTTTATTCCGGGAATTCCTATTATATATTCTAAAAGACCGCTATTATGAAGGGCAAATTGCAGGGCTCCACTTGCAGGCTGCCCAATATTACATGAGACATGCAACCTATGGCCGTGCTGCAGAGCATATGGCAAAATGCGGTGATTCTGCTTCGGTAATGGATATGGTAACAAAAGAAGGCTTTAATAAGTTTATGATCGGAGAAACCGGACAATTGAAGATGTGGCTGGATTTGCTGCCTGAGGATATGATAAGAAGCAATCCGGTGCTTTTGCTGTTTAAAGCCCAGCTGATGCCCAACAACAGGCAGATAGAAATGGTAGACACCTTAAAAGAGGTTCTTAATCTGTCACTGCAAAACAATAATCTTGCCATTTATTATGATGCGGCGTCAGTCCTCATTTATATTTTCATGTGCAGCAACAACATGAAAGGATTGCTGGAAATGACAGAAGGTCTTCCCAAACAGCGCCAAAAGGTATCAGTTGAACTTAGAAACACTCTGATCGTACTTGACATGGTGCACTCCATCGGAGAAGAACAGTTTTCCATGGCGGAAGCACAAAGCGAAAGTATAATATATACCCTTCTTCCTGAAGACAGTAAATGGCTGTATTTAATCCTTTCCTGCATCATTTATTACTGCCTCGGCAAGCTTGACAATGGGAAGCGCTGCATGGAGACAGCTTTAATATTGGATAAGTTTAAAAATATTGAGCCTTCCAGAGGCTTTATCCTGCTTTTCCTTTCCATTATTTTATCTCTTAAAAACCAGAGAGAATGCCTGCCGTCATACATAGCTGAAATCCTTGCTATCGGTGAGAAATATGACTATGAATACCTATCAGCCCATGGGAGGCGTCTGGCTGCTTTTGAGCGATACCTATCCTTTGAAGGGGAAGCTTCTGTTGAAATGCTTGATCACGCTGTTTTCAATTTCCGCCGGATAAATAATAAAGCAATGGCTGCGGCCTGCAGATTGCTGCGGCGCCTTTGGGCCATACGGTACAACAGTCCCGTGCTTGACCTTGACGAAGCCCGTGAGGATTTAGAGGTAATCCGGGAGGAATGCCCCGGCATGATGGTCTATGAGTATTCCCTGTCCGTACTGGGGGCTATTGCCAGGGAGTCAGGAGATTTTAACCTTGCAGAATACTGCCTGCTTTCATCCATAAAGGAAGCAAAGGCAAAAAAGGGATATCAGGTGCTCTGCGGCTCCTGCTTCCACATAGCCAAGCTGTATTTTGCCGGCGGCGGCACGGAAAAAGGGCACTATTATCTGAAGCAGGCCATGGAACTGGCAGAGAGCAATAGATATTTCATGTTCTGGGATATCCATATCCCCACTGTTGTTGAAATGACGCTCCGGAGTATCCGATATGGTTATTGCACCGGTTATGCCGAAGAGCTGCTGAGTAAATTTTATGGCAGCAAGACGGTAAAATACTTGAGCGAAAAGGCCAAAGCCATAGACGAAAGCCGAATAGAAGCTTTTGTCGGCGATTTTGTCTCCACGTACAAAGCGGATAGCTCCGAACAGCTTTATTTTGTAAAGTCATCTCTGTTTGGAAAGCCTGAGATTTCGGTAAACGGTATAAAAGTTTCCGACGCCGAATGGAAAACCAAAAAGGTGAGGGGCTTTCTAGAATATCTTTTGCTTAACAGCGGCAACACCATGTCAAAAGAGGTCCTGGCAGAGACTTTCTGGCCCGGCTCGGACAGCAAATCCGCAATTGCTTCACAGAGGACGGCACTGTATCATCTGAGGAAAATACTTTCAAAATATAATGCGGAAGTTACAGGAAGCAATGCCTTTATATATGAAACTCCCGAAGGCCTGCAAATAAGAAAGAATGATATATTAGATCTTGATATACACGAATTTTTACGCCTCCATAGCGAGTTGTTCTCTAACATTGTAACTTCTCAAACAGAGCAAAGACAGGCAGATATTCTGGAAAGAATGATATATGTTTATAAAGGGGACTTGATGGAAGGCAGCGATTACGGAGATTTGGTATTCTATGAGCGGGAAAGGCTCAAATCCATATTTATGGAGGTATGCTTGAACTTAGGCTCAATCTATATAAAGCGCGGAGAACTGCGGCGGGCTGAGGAAATTTTAAGACGTGCTTTAGCAGCAGAACCATACAACGAAAACATATGCTTAGAACTGCTTAAGCTATATATGTCACAGGGAAGGAAAAGCAAGTCAGTCAAGCTTTATTACAGCTTTAAAAAGCGTTTGGAGCAAGAGCTTGATATAAAGGTTGACAGGAGATTGACTGAGGTAATACAGAGTAAAAGACTTGAAAAGTAA
- a CDS encoding ABC transporter permease, with translation MFAESIKMSWNNITHNKMRSFLTVLGVVIGVSSIIALITIVQGATGSITSQITSLGADKINIQVIGTRIKRGLNEKDLDRIMDVNYISGISPTVSGKTSIVAGEKVKDDVSIQGRNEVYFNREKDSLLTGREISILDVENKNQVAVLGSDIAKEFFFGENPIGRKMIINGYTANVIGVMAPKSDSLTGPGNDVIIIPYTFSMKSLGTGYITNIDVYMTDASKSEAIINDIKRILNSAFNYREDTFSIFNMQDMLDVLNNITGMMTLLLAGIASISLLVGGIGIMNMMLVSVTERTAEIGLRKALGAEPLQIQLQFLIESVFISLFGGIIGLILGILIALAASYMMEFSLAITASTILLAVGFAASVGIVFGLVPARKASRLNPIDALRHV, from the coding sequence GTGTTCGCAGAAAGCATTAAGATGTCCTGGAACAACATAACTCATAATAAAATGCGTTCATTTTTAACAGTTTTAGGTGTCGTAATAGGCGTATCATCGATAATTGCGCTTATTACTATTGTACAGGGTGCTACGGGAAGCATTACAAGCCAGATAACATCTTTAGGAGCTGATAAAATCAACATACAGGTCATAGGAACCCGCATTAAGAGAGGGCTTAATGAAAAGGACTTAGATAGAATTATGGATGTTAATTATATCAGCGGTATCTCGCCTACTGTATCGGGAAAAACCTCCATCGTGGCAGGCGAAAAAGTAAAAGACGATGTATCAATACAAGGCAGGAATGAAGTGTATTTTAACAGGGAAAAAGACAGCCTGTTAACAGGCAGAGAAATAAGCATACTTGATGTTGAAAATAAAAACCAGGTGGCTGTTTTAGGCAGTGATATTGCAAAAGAATTTTTTTTCGGTGAGAATCCTATCGGAAGAAAGATGATTATAAACGGTTATACTGCTAATGTCATAGGGGTAATGGCACCAAAAAGCGATTCATTAACCGGTCCCGGCAACGATGTTATAATTATACCCTATACCTTTTCCATGAAGTCTCTGGGCACAGGTTATATTACAAATATAGATGTATATATGACGGATGCTTCAAAATCAGAAGCCATAATAAATGATATTAAAAGGATATTAAATTCGGCATTTAATTATCGGGAGGATACCTTTTCAATATTTAATATGCAGGATATGCTTGATGTTTTAAACAATATAACAGGAATGATGACCCTTCTTTTGGCAGGTATAGCGTCAATATCCCTTCTTGTCGGCGGTATCGGTATTATGAATATGATGCTGGTATCTGTAACGGAGCGGACTGCTGAAATAGGCTTGAGAAAAGCATTGGGGGCGGAACCGTTGCAAATTCAGCTGCAATTTTTGATTGAGTCGGTGTTTATCTCTTTGTTCGGAGGCATCATAGGGCTCATTCTGGGCATTTTGATTGCACTGGCGGCTTCTTATATGATGGAATTTTCATTGGCAATAACTGCCTCAACTATTTTACTTGCAGTAGGTTTTGCAGCTTCAGTAGGTATTGTGTTTGGGCTGGTACCGGCGAGAAAAGCCAGCAGGCTAAATCCGATAGATGCATTAAGACATGTATAA
- the ilvD gene encoding dihydroxy-acid dehydratase — MNSHEVTKGLARSPHRSLFYAMGYLPEDLEKPLIGIVNSRNEIIPGHFHLNDLVQAVKLGVSAAGGTPIEFPAIGVCDGIVMNHSGMNYSLSSRELIADSIEAMAIGHKFDGLVLVGNCDKIVPGMLMAAARLNIPSIYVSGGPMLAGKSKGKKLDLIRGPFEAVGAVTAGKMTQEELDEIEVSSCPTCGSCAGLFTANTMNCLAEVLGIALPGNGTVPAPYGKRRQIAKRAGMKIMDLVKNNVRPRDILTLDAFKNAITVDMAIGGSSNTALHLLAIAHDAKVELDIDEFDRISKMVPNITKISPAGTHAIEDLDQAGGISAVTNMLLKAGLIKGNTITVTGSTLGETVKNAEVFDSSVIRPLDNPYGKEGGIAVLRGNLAPDGAIIKQSAVEPEMMCHKGPARVYNSENEAYAAILGKEIKPGDVVIIRYEGPKGGPGMREMLSPTAAITGMGLHTSVALITDGRFSGGTRGPCIGHVSPEASEGGPIAIVEEGDIIEIDIPQRILRVELSDEVIKERLSKWVQPPSKATPGTYLSRYSKLVTSASTGAVLQD, encoded by the coding sequence ATGAACAGTCATGAAGTAACAAAAGGCCTGGCCAGATCGCCTCACCGCTCTTTATTCTATGCCATGGGCTACCTGCCCGAAGATCTGGAAAAACCATTAATAGGCATTGTCAATTCTAGAAATGAGATCATACCCGGACATTTTCATCTTAATGACCTGGTACAAGCAGTTAAACTGGGAGTAAGCGCTGCAGGGGGAACCCCCATAGAATTCCCTGCAATCGGTGTATGCGATGGAATAGTTATGAACCACAGCGGCATGAACTATTCCCTATCCAGCAGGGAGCTTATTGCCGATTCCATAGAAGCAATGGCAATTGGACACAAATTTGACGGCCTTGTACTGGTAGGTAACTGCGATAAAATTGTACCGGGAATGCTTATGGCGGCAGCAAGGCTTAACATACCTTCAATTTATGTAAGCGGCGGCCCTATGCTTGCAGGAAAGAGCAAGGGCAAAAAGCTTGATTTGATTCGCGGGCCCTTCGAAGCCGTAGGGGCCGTTACCGCGGGCAAAATGACTCAGGAAGAACTGGATGAGATAGAAGTTTCATCATGTCCTACCTGCGGAAGCTGTGCGGGATTATTTACCGCAAATACCATGAACTGCCTTGCAGAGGTTTTGGGAATTGCTCTCCCCGGAAACGGAACTGTGCCTGCCCCTTATGGCAAGAGAAGGCAGATTGCCAAAAGAGCCGGGATGAAAATAATGGACTTGGTTAAAAACAATGTGCGTCCGAGGGATATACTTACACTTGATGCATTTAAAAACGCCATCACCGTTGATATGGCAATAGGAGGTTCCTCCAATACCGCCCTTCATCTTTTAGCAATAGCCCATGATGCAAAGGTGGAACTGGACATTGATGAATTTGACAGAATAAGCAAAATGGTTCCCAATATAACAAAAATAAGTCCTGCCGGCACCCACGCAATAGAGGATTTAGACCAGGCAGGCGGCATATCGGCAGTTACCAATATGCTGCTAAAAGCAGGTCTTATAAAGGGTAACACCATTACCGTAACAGGTTCAACCTTAGGGGAAACCGTTAAAAATGCTGAAGTTTTTGATTCCTCAGTTATCAGGCCACTGGATAACCCCTACGGCAAAGAAGGCGGAATTGCAGTTCTTCGCGGCAATTTGGCTCCCGACGGTGCCATTATAAAGCAGTCGGCTGTTGAGCCTGAAATGATGTGCCACAAAGGCCCGGCCAGAGTTTATAATTCCGAAAATGAAGCTTATGCAGCAATCCTTGGTAAAGAGATAAAACCTGGTGATGTGGTTATCATACGCTATGAAGGACCAAAGGGCGGCCCGGGTATGAGAGAAATGCTGAGCCCGACGGCAGCTATTACCGGAATGGGACTTCATACATCGGTGGCCCTGATAACAGACGGACGCTTCTCCGGCGGTACAAGGGGGCCCTGCATAGGTCACGTATCTCCTGAGGCTTCCGAAGGCGGTCCTATAGCTATAGTTGAAGAAGGCGATATCATAGAAATCGATATTCCACAGAGGATATTAAGAGTAGAATTATCCGATGAAGTTATAAAAGAGAGGCTTTCAAAATGGGTACAGCCGCCCTCAAAGGCGACTCCCGGGACTTACCTTTCCCGCTACAGCAAGCTTGTAACATCAGCAAGCACGGGAGCTGTACTGCAGGACTGA